A single region of the Polyodon spathula isolate WHYD16114869_AA chromosome 12, ASM1765450v1, whole genome shotgun sequence genome encodes:
- the LOC121323873 gene encoding G patch domain-containing protein 8-like isoform X3, translating into MGMGRMEMELDYAEDVTERRRALEVEKEDTEELRQKYKDYAEKEKAIAKALEDLRANFYCELCDKQYQKHQEFDNHINSYDHAHKQRLKELKQREFARNVSSKLRRDEKKQEKALRRLHELAEQRKQQDCAPGSGPMFKATTVAVDEESSEDGSPVLAGAGEGVPAEEKGIPSYGQIVSVASPKQAATTTILPIKNNSSTPQPKVGFSFSFAKKVPVKLETTASVFKELGEEVLADESQKEEEEKGGCDPLVPPKFPGGDSPLSTQAKAASGGEEERQDSEGGALASTLSKLKMMMKREEGASHQEPQYYHYIPPAHCRVKPNFQFLLFMRASDQSSCGGESSKQGEGRPGDIKPKEIRQRDSKRTDCKHKEEHNSHNRQIAATAEPVSNMVKVTEKVGSPKVTSSEKQPVEYNKTVANDSPRQPSGPFFPVLSKDESTTLQWPSELLEFTRAQPSLSYSCNPLYFDFKLSRKKNAQGKLAVEESVPVHAREQQAASQKARLETEKPTGNTGEGTGNKPEQTAAASGDRETEPALTSPAPKKDKTLKSHKQKKKKKHKKSSKRSKRKERGSGVGKSKEAPDEKCKRRKKHKRKKCKSRVSEERESQGFQATEVSGGGKRNHQRTATEESSRGSQAKSSETTSSSEEHNDAKRHKSDPVAVASSSSSLWKRSSSRGRSQSQHGISEEDESEDGDSSRRKSSSSRTPRQHQHYSEEDSECSLSRSSRRGGRCHSQQASSHSRSDSSSSGRSSKRSSRYSGRSGRSSSDSYSDYSERSRQRSHSKHSPTSDSDCSRHSRSHRRQHSSSESSRSRSNSRGRDSHWRRSHHRSSCSSSRSPSWKRSQSSYSCSSGSRSRRSSSSTKGSSRGGNRHRESSSELRRRRDFNRSKIYRSQSPHCSSRTPARREETRTSSSSSSTTTTSLQRNTAARGGAALTNPEPKTVVERNSLTPRQLLEKVQSHKGPEDGPTASGNAGIKLMDPPQGYFGPKLPPLHSNKAVFPLFGKLPVVKNPLMCRSDRLASEWAEEMEIPEADAAAREVVFVEPIREFPPRPPPLPPPPQLGENGQAPQKGMPTKASSCLFEPEPGHLFQPYPSEPCQDRAKTLTPLEPFPPELQPFPGYTPQPLEKEEPEVEEDSSLAPLESQPITFTPEEMEKYSKLQMAAQQHIQQQLIAKQVKSFPAAANLAPAPALQPIHIQQPAAATATATSITTVQHAILQHHAAAAAAIGLHPHPHPHHHHPQQLAQVHHIPQHHLTPFSLSPLGHSLIPAHHAAFLSSHPIHIIPASAIHHTQLALHHVPHTALYPTLFAPRPAAAAAAAAMHLHPLLHPVFSGQDLQHLPNHSS; encoded by the exons ATGGGAATGGGGAGAATGGAAATGGAG CTGGACTATGCAGAGGATGTGACAGAGAGGAGGCGAGCTCTGGAGGTGGAGAAGGAGGATACAGAGGAGCTGAGACAGAAATACAAG GACTATGCCGAGAAGGAGAAGGCAATCGCCAAAGCTCTGGAAGATCTGAGAGCAAATTTCTACTGCGAGCTGTGTGACAAGCAGTACCAAAAGCACCAGGAGTTCGACAACCACATTAACTCCTATGACCACGCACACAAGCAG AGACTGAAGGAACTGAAGCAACGTGAATTTGCCCGAAATGTTTCCTCGAAGTTGCGTCGAGATGAGAAGAAGCAGGAGAAAGCACTGAGGCGACTGCATGAGCTGGCAGAGCAGAGGAAGCAGCAGGATTG CGCCCCAGGGAGTGGTCCCATGTTCAAAGCCACCACAGTGGCAGTGGATGAGGAGAGCAGTGAAGATGGGAGCCCAGTCTTGGCTGGAGCCGGTGAGGGGGTGCCTGCAGAGGAAAAGGGAATCCCCAGCTATGGTCAGATTGTTAGTGTGGCTTCACCCAAGCAGGCAGCCACAACTACCATTCTCCCTATCAAAAACAACTCTTCAACACCCCAGCCCAAAGTGGGATTCTCCTTCTCCTTTGCCAAGAAGGTTCCAGTGAAGCTGGAGACCACAGCATCAGTTTTCAAGGAGCTGGGAGAGGAGGTTTTGGCAGATGAGTCTCaaaaggaggaagaggagaaaggTGGATGCGACCCTTTAGTACCCCCTAAATTCCCTGGCGGAGACAGCCCTCTGAGCACCCAGGCTAAGGCAGCCAGTGGGGGGGAGGAGGAACGACAAGACTCTGAGGGGGGAGCGCTGGCTTCCACACTCTCCAaactgaagatgatgatgaaaaGAGAGGAGGGCGCTTCTCATCAAGAACCCCAGTATTACCATTACATCCCACCAGCGCACTGCAGGGTCAAGCCCAACTTTCAGTTCCTGCTGTTCATGAGGGCTTCCGATCAGAGCAGCTGTGGAGGGGAGAGCAGCAAACAGGGGGAAGGCAGACCAGGGGATATCAAACCCAAGGAGATTCGGCAAAGAGATAGCAAGCGAACTGATTGCAAGCATAAAGAGGAACACAATTCTCACAATCGGCAGATAGCAGCTACTGCAGAGCCAGTGTCCAACATGGTCAAAGTAACTGAGAAAGTGGGCTCCCCAAAAGTCACTTCTTCTGAAAAGCAACCAGTGGAATACAACAAGACTGTTGCAAACGATAGCCCCCGTCAGCCCTCTGGCCCTTTCTTTCCAGTCCTGAGTAAAGATGAGAGTACCACCCTGCAGTGGCCATCAGAGCTGCTGGAGTTCACTCGGGCTCAGCCTTCCCTCTCCTACAGCTGCAACCCTCTCTACTTTGATTTTAAACTCTCACGAAAAAAAAATGCCCAGGGAAAGTTAGCCGTAGAAGAGTCTGTCCCAGTTCATGCTAGAGAGCAGCAAGCTGCGAGCCAAAAAGCCAGACTGGAGACTGAGAAGCCAACGGGGAATACTGGAGAGGGCACAGGGAACAAACCGGAGCAAACAGCTGCGGCAagtggagacagagagacagagccaGCATTAACAAGCCCAGCCCCAAAGAAAGACAAAACGCTGAAGTCACacaagcagaaaaagaaaaagaaacacaaaaagtcATCCAAGCGGTCAAAGCGGAAGGAGAGGGGCAGCGGGGTAGGGAAGAGCAAAGAGGCTCCCGATGAGAAATGCAAGAGGAGGAAGAAGCACAAACGGAAGAAATGCAAAAGTAGGGTATCTGAGGAGAGGGAGAGCCAAGGGTTTCAGGCTACAGAGGTGTCAGGAGGAGGCAAGAGAAATCACCAAAGGACAGCAACCGAGGAGAGCAGTAGAGGCAGCCAGGCCAAGAGCTCCGAGACAACCAGCTCTTCAGAAGAGCACAATGATGCCAAGCGACACAAATCGGACCCAGTCGCTGTggcctcttcctcctcttccctgtGGAAACGATCTTCCAGTCGGGGTAGAAGCCAGAGTCAGCATGGGATCAGCGAGGAAGACGAGAGTGAGGACGGTGACTCCTCCCGCAGGAAATCGTCAAGCTCGCGGACACCGCGGCAGCACCAGCACTACAGTGAGGAGGACTCTGAATGCTCTCTGAGCAGGTCCTCCCGGAGAGGGGGGCGTTGCCACAGCCAGCAAGCCTCGTCACACAGTCGCTCCGACTCCAGCAGCTCGGGCCGCTCCTCGAAGCGCAGCAGTCGCTACAGCGGACGCAGTGGCCGCAGCTCCTCGGACAGTTACAGTGACTACAGTGAGCGTTCGCGGCAGCGGAGCCATTCCAAACACTCTCCTACCTCTGACTCTGACTGCTCCCGACACAGTCGTTCTCACAGGCGCCAGCACTCCTCATCAGAGTCCAGTCGTTCACGCAGCAATAGCAGGGGCCGGGATAGCCATTGGAGGCGCAGCCACCATCGcagctcctgcagcagcagccgcagccCCAGCTGGAAACGAAGCCAAAGCAGCTACAGCTGCAGTTCAGGCAGCCGGTCCCGCCGGTCATCCAGCTCCACCAAGGGGTCCTCCAGGGGGGGGAACCGGCATCGCGAGTCATCTTCTGAGCTACGGCGTCGCAGGGACTTCAACCGCTCCAAAATATACCGTTCCCAGTCCCCACACTGCTCCTCCCGCACCCCAGCAAGGAGGGAGGAGACCAGgactagcagcagcagcagcagcaccaccaccacctcccttCAGAGGAACACGGCAGCTAGAGGAGGAGCAGCTTTGACCAACCCTGAACCAAAAACTGTAGTAGAGAGGAACTCGCTGACCCCCAGGCAGCTGCTAGAGAAAGTGCAGTCCCACAAGGGACCAGAAGATGGTCCTACGGCATCTGGGAATGCAGGGATCAAACTCATGGATCCTCCACAGGGGTACTTTGGCCCAAAGCTCCCTCCATTACACTCGAACAAGGctgtttttcctttgtttgggaaGCTGCCTGTGGTCAAAAACCCTCTGATGTGCCGATCAGACAGACTGGCATCCGAGTGGGCAGAAGAGATGGAAATTCCTGAGGCAGATGCGGCTGCTAGGGAGGTGGTATTTGTGGAGCCCATTCGAGAGTTCCCCCCCCGTCCTCCTCCTCTGCCGCCCCCTCCACAGCTTGGGGAGAATGGACAAGCCCCCCAGAAGGGGATGCCCACCAAAGCCTCTTCCTGCCTGTTTGAACCAGAGCCTGGCCACCTATTCCAGCCCTATCCCTCTGAGCCCTGCCAGGACCGTGCCAAAACACTGACTCCTCTGGAGCCCTTCCCTCCCGAGCTGCAACCTTTTCCAGGGTACACTCCCCAACCCCTGGAGAAAGAGGAGCCGGAAGTAGAAGAGGACTCCTCTTTGGCACCCCTGGAGAGCCAGCCTATCACCTTCACCCCAGAGGAGATGGAAAAGTACAGCAAGCTTCAGATGGCAGCGCAGCAGCACATCCAGCAGCAGCTCATTGCCAAGCAAGTCAAGAGCTTCCCAGCGGCTGCCAACCTAGCACCTGCCCCAGCTCTACAGCCCATCCACATCCAGCAGCCTGCAGCAGCCACAGCTACAGCTACCTCCATCACCACTGTGCAGCATGCCATCCTGCAGCACCATGCCGCCGCTGCAGCTGCCATCGGCCTCCACCCGCACCCGCACCCCCACCACCATCACCCCCAGCAGCTGGCCCAGGTACACCACATCCCCCAGCACCACCTAacccccttctccctctccccgCTTGGCCACTCTCTTATCCCAGCCCACCATGCAGCCTTTCTGTCCAGCCATCCCATTCACATCATCCCAGCCTCAGCTATCCACCACACCCAGCTGGCACTGCACCATGTCCCCCACACTGCCCTCTACCCTACCCTGTTTGCCCCCCGACCCGcagctgctgctgccgctgctgccaTGCACCTTCACCCCCTCTTGCACCCCGTCTTCTCGGGGCAGGACCTGCAGCACCTCCCCAATCATAGCTCCTGA
- the LOC121323873 gene encoding G patch domain-containing protein 8-like isoform X2 yields the protein MQGRTDPVPIILKYDVMGMGRMEMELDYAEDVTERRRALEVEKEDTEELRQKYKDYAEKEKAIAKALEDLRANFYCELCDKQYQKHQEFDNHINSYDHAHKQRLKELKQREFARNVSSKLRRDEKKQEKALRRLHELAEQRKQQDCAPGSGPMFKATTVAVDEESSEDGSPVLAGAGEGVPAEEKGIPSYGQIVSVASPKQAATTTILPIKNNSSTPQPKVGFSFSFAKKVPVKLETTASVFKELGEEVLADESQKEEEEKGGCDPLVPPKFPGGDSPLSTQAKAASGGEEERQDSEGGALASTLSKLKMMMKREEGASHQEPQYYHYIPPAHCRVKPNFQFLLFMRASDQSSCGGESSKQGEGRPGDIKPKEIRQRDSKRTDCKHKEEHNSHNRQIAATAEPVSNMVKVTEKVGSPKVTSSEKQPVEYNKTVANDSPRQPSGPFFPVLSKDESTTLQWPSELLEFTRAQPSLSYSCNPLYFDFKLSRKKNAQGKLAVEESVPVHAREQQAASQKARLETEKPTGNTGEGTGNKPEQTAAASGDRETEPALTSPAPKKDKTLKSHKQKKKKKHKKSSKRSKRKERGSGVGKSKEAPDEKCKRRKKHKRKKCKSRVSEERESQGFQATEVSGGGKRNHQRTATEESSRGSQAKSSETTSSSEEHNDAKRHKSDPVAVASSSSSLWKRSSSRGRSQSQHGISEEDESEDGDSSRRKSSSSRTPRQHQHYSEEDSECSLSRSSRRGGRCHSQQASSHSRSDSSSSGRSSKRSSRYSGRSGRSSSDSYSDYSERSRQRSHSKHSPTSDSDCSRHSRSHRRQHSSSESSRSRSNSRGRDSHWRRSHHRSSCSSSRSPSWKRSQSSYSCSSGSRSRRSSSSTKGSSRGGNRHRESSSELRRRRDFNRSKIYRSQSPHCSSRTPARREETRTSSSSSSTTTTSLQRNTAARGGAALTNPEPKTVVERNSLTPRQLLEKVQSHKGPEDGPTASGNAGIKLMDPPQGYFGPKLPPLHSNKAVFPLFGKLPVVKNPLMCRSDRLASEWAEEMEIPEADAAAREVVFVEPIREFPPRPPPLPPPPQLGENGQAPQKGMPTKASSCLFEPEPGHLFQPYPSEPCQDRAKTLTPLEPFPPELQPFPGYTPQPLEKEEPEVEEDSSLAPLESQPITFTPEEMEKYSKLQMAAQQHIQQQLIAKQVKSFPAAANLAPAPALQPIHIQQPAAATATATSITTVQHAILQHHAAAAAAIGLHPHPHPHHHHPQQLAQVHHIPQHHLTPFSLSPLGHSLIPAHHAAFLSSHPIHIIPASAIHHTQLALHHVPHTALYPTLFAPRPAAAAAAAAMHLHPLLHPVFSGQDLQHLPNHSS from the exons ATGCAAG GCAGGACGGACCCTGTCCCGATTATCCTCAAGTATGATGTCATGGGAATGGGGAGAATGGAAATGGAG CTGGACTATGCAGAGGATGTGACAGAGAGGAGGCGAGCTCTGGAGGTGGAGAAGGAGGATACAGAGGAGCTGAGACAGAAATACAAG GACTATGCCGAGAAGGAGAAGGCAATCGCCAAAGCTCTGGAAGATCTGAGAGCAAATTTCTACTGCGAGCTGTGTGACAAGCAGTACCAAAAGCACCAGGAGTTCGACAACCACATTAACTCCTATGACCACGCACACAAGCAG AGACTGAAGGAACTGAAGCAACGTGAATTTGCCCGAAATGTTTCCTCGAAGTTGCGTCGAGATGAGAAGAAGCAGGAGAAAGCACTGAGGCGACTGCATGAGCTGGCAGAGCAGAGGAAGCAGCAGGATTG CGCCCCAGGGAGTGGTCCCATGTTCAAAGCCACCACAGTGGCAGTGGATGAGGAGAGCAGTGAAGATGGGAGCCCAGTCTTGGCTGGAGCCGGTGAGGGGGTGCCTGCAGAGGAAAAGGGAATCCCCAGCTATGGTCAGATTGTTAGTGTGGCTTCACCCAAGCAGGCAGCCACAACTACCATTCTCCCTATCAAAAACAACTCTTCAACACCCCAGCCCAAAGTGGGATTCTCCTTCTCCTTTGCCAAGAAGGTTCCAGTGAAGCTGGAGACCACAGCATCAGTTTTCAAGGAGCTGGGAGAGGAGGTTTTGGCAGATGAGTCTCaaaaggaggaagaggagaaaggTGGATGCGACCCTTTAGTACCCCCTAAATTCCCTGGCGGAGACAGCCCTCTGAGCACCCAGGCTAAGGCAGCCAGTGGGGGGGAGGAGGAACGACAAGACTCTGAGGGGGGAGCGCTGGCTTCCACACTCTCCAaactgaagatgatgatgaaaaGAGAGGAGGGCGCTTCTCATCAAGAACCCCAGTATTACCATTACATCCCACCAGCGCACTGCAGGGTCAAGCCCAACTTTCAGTTCCTGCTGTTCATGAGGGCTTCCGATCAGAGCAGCTGTGGAGGGGAGAGCAGCAAACAGGGGGAAGGCAGACCAGGGGATATCAAACCCAAGGAGATTCGGCAAAGAGATAGCAAGCGAACTGATTGCAAGCATAAAGAGGAACACAATTCTCACAATCGGCAGATAGCAGCTACTGCAGAGCCAGTGTCCAACATGGTCAAAGTAACTGAGAAAGTGGGCTCCCCAAAAGTCACTTCTTCTGAAAAGCAACCAGTGGAATACAACAAGACTGTTGCAAACGATAGCCCCCGTCAGCCCTCTGGCCCTTTCTTTCCAGTCCTGAGTAAAGATGAGAGTACCACCCTGCAGTGGCCATCAGAGCTGCTGGAGTTCACTCGGGCTCAGCCTTCCCTCTCCTACAGCTGCAACCCTCTCTACTTTGATTTTAAACTCTCACGAAAAAAAAATGCCCAGGGAAAGTTAGCCGTAGAAGAGTCTGTCCCAGTTCATGCTAGAGAGCAGCAAGCTGCGAGCCAAAAAGCCAGACTGGAGACTGAGAAGCCAACGGGGAATACTGGAGAGGGCACAGGGAACAAACCGGAGCAAACAGCTGCGGCAagtggagacagagagacagagccaGCATTAACAAGCCCAGCCCCAAAGAAAGACAAAACGCTGAAGTCACacaagcagaaaaagaaaaagaaacacaaaaagtcATCCAAGCGGTCAAAGCGGAAGGAGAGGGGCAGCGGGGTAGGGAAGAGCAAAGAGGCTCCCGATGAGAAATGCAAGAGGAGGAAGAAGCACAAACGGAAGAAATGCAAAAGTAGGGTATCTGAGGAGAGGGAGAGCCAAGGGTTTCAGGCTACAGAGGTGTCAGGAGGAGGCAAGAGAAATCACCAAAGGACAGCAACCGAGGAGAGCAGTAGAGGCAGCCAGGCCAAGAGCTCCGAGACAACCAGCTCTTCAGAAGAGCACAATGATGCCAAGCGACACAAATCGGACCCAGTCGCTGTggcctcttcctcctcttccctgtGGAAACGATCTTCCAGTCGGGGTAGAAGCCAGAGTCAGCATGGGATCAGCGAGGAAGACGAGAGTGAGGACGGTGACTCCTCCCGCAGGAAATCGTCAAGCTCGCGGACACCGCGGCAGCACCAGCACTACAGTGAGGAGGACTCTGAATGCTCTCTGAGCAGGTCCTCCCGGAGAGGGGGGCGTTGCCACAGCCAGCAAGCCTCGTCACACAGTCGCTCCGACTCCAGCAGCTCGGGCCGCTCCTCGAAGCGCAGCAGTCGCTACAGCGGACGCAGTGGCCGCAGCTCCTCGGACAGTTACAGTGACTACAGTGAGCGTTCGCGGCAGCGGAGCCATTCCAAACACTCTCCTACCTCTGACTCTGACTGCTCCCGACACAGTCGTTCTCACAGGCGCCAGCACTCCTCATCAGAGTCCAGTCGTTCACGCAGCAATAGCAGGGGCCGGGATAGCCATTGGAGGCGCAGCCACCATCGcagctcctgcagcagcagccgcagccCCAGCTGGAAACGAAGCCAAAGCAGCTACAGCTGCAGTTCAGGCAGCCGGTCCCGCCGGTCATCCAGCTCCACCAAGGGGTCCTCCAGGGGGGGGAACCGGCATCGCGAGTCATCTTCTGAGCTACGGCGTCGCAGGGACTTCAACCGCTCCAAAATATACCGTTCCCAGTCCCCACACTGCTCCTCCCGCACCCCAGCAAGGAGGGAGGAGACCAGgactagcagcagcagcagcagcaccaccaccacctcccttCAGAGGAACACGGCAGCTAGAGGAGGAGCAGCTTTGACCAACCCTGAACCAAAAACTGTAGTAGAGAGGAACTCGCTGACCCCCAGGCAGCTGCTAGAGAAAGTGCAGTCCCACAAGGGACCAGAAGATGGTCCTACGGCATCTGGGAATGCAGGGATCAAACTCATGGATCCTCCACAGGGGTACTTTGGCCCAAAGCTCCCTCCATTACACTCGAACAAGGctgtttttcctttgtttgggaaGCTGCCTGTGGTCAAAAACCCTCTGATGTGCCGATCAGACAGACTGGCATCCGAGTGGGCAGAAGAGATGGAAATTCCTGAGGCAGATGCGGCTGCTAGGGAGGTGGTATTTGTGGAGCCCATTCGAGAGTTCCCCCCCCGTCCTCCTCCTCTGCCGCCCCCTCCACAGCTTGGGGAGAATGGACAAGCCCCCCAGAAGGGGATGCCCACCAAAGCCTCTTCCTGCCTGTTTGAACCAGAGCCTGGCCACCTATTCCAGCCCTATCCCTCTGAGCCCTGCCAGGACCGTGCCAAAACACTGACTCCTCTGGAGCCCTTCCCTCCCGAGCTGCAACCTTTTCCAGGGTACACTCCCCAACCCCTGGAGAAAGAGGAGCCGGAAGTAGAAGAGGACTCCTCTTTGGCACCCCTGGAGAGCCAGCCTATCACCTTCACCCCAGAGGAGATGGAAAAGTACAGCAAGCTTCAGATGGCAGCGCAGCAGCACATCCAGCAGCAGCTCATTGCCAAGCAAGTCAAGAGCTTCCCAGCGGCTGCCAACCTAGCACCTGCCCCAGCTCTACAGCCCATCCACATCCAGCAGCCTGCAGCAGCCACAGCTACAGCTACCTCCATCACCACTGTGCAGCATGCCATCCTGCAGCACCATGCCGCCGCTGCAGCTGCCATCGGCCTCCACCCGCACCCGCACCCCCACCACCATCACCCCCAGCAGCTGGCCCAGGTACACCACATCCCCCAGCACCACCTAacccccttctccctctccccgCTTGGCCACTCTCTTATCCCAGCCCACCATGCAGCCTTTCTGTCCAGCCATCCCATTCACATCATCCCAGCCTCAGCTATCCACCACACCCAGCTGGCACTGCACCATGTCCCCCACACTGCCCTCTACCCTACCCTGTTTGCCCCCCGACCCGcagctgctgctgccgctgctgccaTGCACCTTCACCCCCTCTTGCACCCCGTCTTCTCGGGGCAGGACCTGCAGCACCTCCCCAATCATAGCTCCTGA